One window from the genome of Hyphomonas neptunium ATCC 15444 encodes:
- a CDS encoding DUF2855 family protein has protein sequence MADFLIRRSNLRDTSWVNTPLPPLADGQARLKVDAFALTANNVTYASFGEAMGYWNFFPAADPAFGRVPVWGFATVTASKAEGVAPGARVYGYLPISDEFDIQPVRVSAASFMDGAAHRQGLAPIYNTYIFNAADPSYDPAFEAQQMLFRPLFTTGWMIDDCLMETGTEIPETVVISSASSKTALALAHCLKQRGAVEAIGLTSPANKDYVEASGLYARTTTYDDVDRLHARGLSAYVDFVGRPALTADVHHALKDRLVRSLVIGVTDWEGNRAPVDAPGPQPEFFFVPTYAAERAKALGADELNARTSKALAGFYSASAKYLTPLKQSGQDAIKTAWQQTLDAKIPPSKGLILSF, from the coding sequence TTGGCTGACTTTCTGATCCGGCGCAGCAATCTGCGCGACACTTCCTGGGTAAACACGCCGCTGCCGCCACTGGCAGATGGACAGGCGCGGCTGAAGGTGGACGCCTTCGCGCTGACGGCAAACAACGTCACCTATGCCAGCTTTGGCGAGGCGATGGGCTATTGGAACTTCTTCCCGGCGGCTGATCCGGCCTTCGGCCGCGTGCCTGTCTGGGGTTTTGCCACCGTTACCGCGTCCAAGGCTGAAGGCGTTGCGCCCGGTGCGCGCGTCTATGGATACCTGCCGATCTCGGATGAGTTCGACATCCAGCCCGTGCGTGTCAGCGCGGCGAGCTTTATGGACGGCGCCGCCCATCGCCAGGGGCTCGCACCCATTTACAACACCTACATCTTCAACGCGGCAGACCCGTCTTACGATCCGGCTTTCGAAGCCCAGCAGATGCTGTTCCGCCCCCTGTTCACCACCGGCTGGATGATTGATGACTGCCTGATGGAGACGGGCACGGAGATCCCGGAAACGGTTGTGATTTCGTCGGCCTCGTCCAAGACCGCGCTCGCCCTCGCCCATTGCCTGAAACAGCGCGGCGCCGTGGAAGCCATCGGCCTCACCTCACCGGCCAACAAGGACTATGTCGAAGCCTCCGGCCTCTATGCGCGCACCACAACCTATGACGATGTGGACCGGCTGCACGCGCGGGGGCTTTCGGCCTATGTCGACTTTGTGGGGCGCCCGGCACTCACCGCCGATGTCCATCATGCGCTGAAGGACCGGCTGGTCCGCAGCCTTGTGATCGGTGTGACGGATTGGGAAGGTAATCGCGCGCCGGTTGACGCGCCGGGTCCACAGCCGGAATTCTTCTTTGTGCCGACATATGCCGCCGAGCGCGCAAAAGCGCTGGGCGCGGATGAACTGAACGCCAGAACCAGCAAGGCGCTGGCAGGCTTCTATTCGGCCTCAGCCAAATATCTCACGCCCCTCAAACAGAGCGGTCAGGACGCCATCAAGACCGCCTGGCAACAAACGCTCGACGCGAAGATCCCGCCCTCAAAAGGGCTGATCCTCAGCTTCTGA
- a CDS encoding enoyl-CoA hydratase/isomerase family protein — MSVVLREDRDGLAILTLNRPDKLNSLTVGMFEELRGHVSDLYKDESIGCVVLRGAGRCFSAGHDLADIAEGEKVPSRGWHSETLRLLERLPKPVIAAVHGHCYTGALEVALAADFIIAAESAKFGDTHAKWALTPIWGMSQRLPRRVGIATAKRLMFTAEMFGAAEALRIGLAEHVVPDAEFDAAIDKMAGQILANSPFSHAANKRLLEATDARDMDSGLQWEILNNEGVGPDMQARIGAFMGKGRS, encoded by the coding sequence ATGAGCGTTGTTCTGCGCGAAGACCGGGACGGCCTGGCCATCCTGACGCTCAACCGGCCGGACAAGCTGAACTCGCTGACCGTCGGCATGTTCGAAGAACTGCGCGGGCATGTGAGCGATCTTTACAAGGATGAGTCCATCGGCTGCGTTGTCCTGCGCGGGGCGGGGCGATGTTTCTCTGCCGGCCATGATCTGGCCGACATTGCCGAGGGCGAGAAAGTGCCCTCGCGCGGCTGGCATTCGGAAACCCTGCGCCTGCTGGAGCGCCTGCCCAAGCCTGTCATCGCGGCGGTGCATGGTCATTGCTATACCGGCGCACTGGAAGTGGCGCTTGCGGCAGATTTCATCATTGCCGCCGAAAGCGCGAAGTTTGGCGACACGCATGCCAAATGGGCGCTTACCCCGATCTGGGGGATGAGCCAGCGCCTGCCCCGGCGCGTGGGCATCGCCACCGCCAAGCGCCTGATGTTTACCGCCGAAATGTTCGGCGCAGCAGAGGCGCTGCGCATCGGCCTGGCAGAACACGTTGTTCCCGATGCGGAATTTGACGCCGCCATCGACAAAATGGCAGGCCAGATCCTCGCCAATTCGCCGTTCAGCCACGCGGCCAACAAGCGCCTGCTGGAAGCGACTGACGCGCGGGATATGGACAGCGGCCTGCAATGGGAAATACTTAACAATGAGGGCGTAGGCCCTGACATGCAGGCTCGCATCGGCGCATTCATGGGGAAAGGCCGAAGCTGA
- a CDS encoding cytochrome P450, producing the protein MNVTETYQVESPPKEPKFGKAYALTPPLDLTQPTVFSEHGGYTYADFAKMREKAPVMWHPEEYGAGFWAVTSYDLVKKVELTPETFSSQKGGILMNYGMEGVPRHPLLHSSSLNSLINLDRPYHTPLRMEHMAYFRADFVAELRKRVDVEVNRLLDTMEAQGPVVDMVEMFSAELPLFTLCEILGVPPADRPKLVHWMHFLETSQYQAQQEGLGNVSQEQIMAFLNEIQAMFEYGRYLLEERRKNPQPDLLSAIANVQVDGKPLSPEFLDGSWLLIVFAGNDTTRNSLSGTMRLLTENPELREQLKEKPERFPNFVHEAIRMVTPVTYMRRTATQDTELGDQKIAEGEKVIMYYAAANRDPSKFENPDRFDIDRSNAKEHLAFGHGPHVCLGQRVANMQLESAYRQILSRFPNVRWTGEQTIAPNNFVHAISSLMVDLGK; encoded by the coding sequence ATGAATGTCACTGAAACCTATCAGGTCGAGAGCCCTCCCAAGGAGCCAAAATTCGGCAAGGCTTACGCCCTGACACCCCCACTGGATCTTACCCAGCCCACCGTTTTCTCCGAACATGGCGGCTATACGTACGCCGATTTCGCGAAGATGCGGGAGAAGGCGCCCGTGATGTGGCACCCGGAAGAATATGGCGCGGGCTTCTGGGCCGTTACCTCATATGATCTCGTCAAAAAGGTCGAACTGACACCGGAAACGTTCTCGTCGCAAAAAGGCGGCATCCTGATGAATTACGGCATGGAGGGCGTTCCACGCCATCCGCTGCTGCATTCTTCGTCGCTGAACTCGCTGATCAACCTCGACCGGCCCTATCACACGCCCCTGCGCATGGAGCATATGGCTTATTTCCGCGCCGATTTTGTTGCGGAACTGAGAAAGCGGGTGGATGTGGAAGTAAACCGCCTGCTCGACACGATGGAGGCCCAAGGCCCCGTTGTAGACATGGTGGAAATGTTCTCGGCGGAACTACCCCTCTTTACATTGTGTGAAATCCTGGGTGTTCCACCGGCTGACCGCCCGAAGCTGGTCCATTGGATGCACTTCCTCGAGACTTCGCAATACCAGGCCCAGCAGGAAGGCCTCGGGAATGTATCCCAAGAGCAGATCATGGCATTCCTGAACGAGATTCAGGCCATGTTTGAATATGGCCGCTACCTGCTAGAGGAGCGCCGCAAAAATCCGCAGCCGGATCTTCTCTCGGCCATTGCCAATGTGCAGGTTGATGGCAAGCCGCTGTCGCCGGAATTCCTTGATGGCTCTTGGCTGCTCATTGTCTTCGCGGGCAACGATACGACGCGTAACTCGCTCTCAGGGACGATGCGCCTGCTGACGGAAAATCCCGAGCTGCGCGAACAGTTGAAAGAAAAGCCCGAGCGCTTTCCTAACTTCGTGCACGAAGCCATCCGCATGGTGACGCCGGTGACCTATATGCGCCGCACGGCCACTCAGGACACAGAGCTGGGCGACCAGAAGATTGCCGAAGGCGAAAAGGTGATCATGTATTACGCGGCCGCCAACCGCGATCCGTCGAAATTCGAGAACCCGGACCGTTTCGATATCGACCGCTCCAACGCCAAGGAACATCTCGCCTTTGGTCACGGGCCGCATGTGTGCCTCGGCCAGCGGGTCGCCAACATGCAGCTGGAGTCTGCTTACCGGCAAATCCTGTCGCGTTTCCCGAATGTGCGCTGGACCGGCGAGCAGACGATTGCGCCCAACAACTTCGTTCACGCGATCTCGTCCCTGATGGTGGATCTGGGCAAATGA
- a CDS encoding cytochrome P450, with protein sequence MSDSAVLAVPPDTKKDPARRMSEAAAATCDQIVTPAVYADPPTLDAAFKRLRAEDPLAWCEPEGFRPFWAVTKHADIMDVSRQNQLFTNGQREMLSYHEAEKGVYAKFGQPHLLKTLVQLDDPSHYKLRHLTQEWFMPQNVKKRDDAVRSIAKQYVDRMEDLGGECDFQRDIALYYPLRVIMQILGVPESDEPMMLKLTQEIFGAQDEDLMRDKSLAEERDVEKGLASIQATLAEFFMYFTNITADRRANPKDDVSTVIANGMIDGEPIGQLEAMSYYIITAAAGHDTTSASTGGGVLAMLQSPSELKKMMDDPKGMSRTAVDEAIRWTTPVKHFMRTAQDDYTLRGKNILKGESLLLCYPSGNRDEEVFDDPYSFKADRSPNKLISFGYGGHMCLGMHLARLEMQAIYEELFSRVKSIELAGEPSFIKANFVGGPKSIPVRYRF encoded by the coding sequence ATGTCCGATTCAGCTGTGCTGGCGGTTCCGCCGGACACAAAGAAAGACCCTGCCCGCCGTATGAGCGAGGCCGCCGCCGCAACCTGCGACCAGATCGTAACTCCGGCCGTCTATGCCGACCCGCCCACGCTGGACGCCGCCTTCAAGCGCCTCCGCGCCGAAGACCCGCTCGCCTGGTGTGAGCCGGAGGGTTTCCGTCCCTTCTGGGCCGTCACCAAGCATGCCGACATCATGGACGTGTCGCGCCAGAACCAGCTGTTCACGAACGGCCAGCGCGAGATGCTGTCCTATCATGAGGCGGAGAAAGGCGTTTACGCCAAGTTTGGCCAGCCCCACCTGCTCAAGACCCTCGTTCAGCTCGACGACCCGTCCCACTACAAGCTGCGCCACCTGACCCAGGAATGGTTCATGCCGCAGAACGTGAAAAAGCGGGATGACGCCGTCCGCAGCATTGCCAAGCAATATGTCGACCGGATGGAAGACCTTGGCGGCGAATGCGACTTCCAGCGTGATATCGCGCTCTATTATCCTCTGCGCGTGATCATGCAGATCCTGGGTGTTCCGGAATCGGACGAGCCGATGATGCTGAAGCTGACGCAGGAAATCTTCGGCGCGCAGGATGAAGACCTGATGCGCGACAAATCCCTGGCTGAGGAGCGCGATGTCGAAAAAGGCCTCGCCTCGATCCAGGCGACGCTGGCCGAATTCTTCATGTACTTCACCAACATCACAGCCGACCGCCGCGCCAACCCGAAGGATGACGTGTCCACCGTGATTGCCAATGGCATGATTGACGGTGAGCCTATCGGTCAGCTCGAAGCGATGAGCTATTACATCATCACGGCAGCCGCCGGACACGACACAACCAGCGCCTCAACCGGCGGTGGCGTGCTGGCGATGCTGCAGAGCCCGTCTGAACTCAAGAAAATGATGGATGATCCAAAGGGCATGTCACGCACCGCCGTGGACGAAGCCATCCGCTGGACCACGCCGGTGAAGCATTTCATGCGCACGGCGCAGGATGACTACACCCTCCGTGGCAAGAACATCCTGAAAGGCGAAAGCCTGCTGCTCTGCTATCCGTCTGGCAACCGCGATGAGGAAGTCTTTGACGACCCTTACAGCTTCAAGGCCGACCGGTCGCCCAACAAGCTGATCTCGTTTGGCTATGGCGGGCATATGTGCCTGGGCATGCACCTGGCACGCCTTGAAATGCAGGCGATCTATGAAGAACTCTTCAGCCGCGTGAAGTCGATTGAACTCGCCGGCGAGCCAAGCTTCATCAAGGCCAATTTCGTGGGCGGCCCGAAATCCATCCCGGTACGGTACAGGTTCTGA
- a CDS encoding pseudouridine synthase produces the protein MTERRETGRPARKPSSPKRAPGPKSKSTATPADWSEGERIAKYLARAGVASRREVERLIEAGEVTVNGQKLTSPAFKVTGREAIKVGRKVIQAPDASRLWRYHKPSGLITTTNDPAGRRTIFDELPKSLPRTVTVGRLDLTTEGLLLLTNDGELARFLELPKSALERTYRVRAKGTVTQLKIDELASGITVEGVKYQPIKAVFDREMGANSWLTVTLTEGKNREVRKALESVGLTVNRLIRVSYGPFLLADLKPGQVDEVPPDLLETALALLGHEVDTAPEKPAPAAKSRLGRRGPSARVKGKRS, from the coding sequence ATGACGGAGCGTCGCGAGACGGGCCGCCCAGCCCGAAAGCCTTCCAGCCCCAAACGGGCACCTGGCCCCAAAAGCAAATCGACCGCCACCCCGGCTGACTGGAGCGAGGGCGAGCGGATTGCCAAATACCTCGCCCGCGCCGGGGTTGCCTCCCGCCGCGAGGTGGAGCGCCTGATCGAAGCGGGCGAAGTAACGGTCAATGGCCAGAAGCTGACCTCGCCCGCCTTCAAGGTAACCGGCCGGGAAGCGATAAAGGTTGGCCGCAAGGTCATCCAGGCGCCCGATGCCAGCCGTCTCTGGCGCTATCACAAGCCCTCCGGCCTGATCACGACCACCAACGACCCCGCCGGGCGCCGGACAATCTTTGACGAGCTTCCAAAATCCCTCCCCCGCACTGTGACGGTCGGACGGCTCGACCTGACGACAGAGGGCCTGCTGCTGCTGACGAACGATGGCGAGCTGGCCCGCTTCCTGGAACTGCCCAAATCGGCGCTGGAGCGCACCTATCGGGTCCGCGCCAAAGGCACCGTGACCCAGCTGAAGATCGACGAACTGGCCAGCGGCATCACCGTTGAAGGCGTGAAGTATCAGCCTATCAAGGCCGTCTTCGATCGGGAGATGGGCGCCAACTCCTGGCTGACCGTGACGCTGACTGAGGGCAAGAACCGCGAAGTTCGTAAAGCGCTGGAGTCGGTCGGCCTCACCGTGAACCGCCTCATCCGGGTAAGTTACGGTCCGTTCCTGCTGGCAGACCTCAAGCCCGGACAGGTGGATGAAGTGCCGCCTGACCTGCTGGAAACGGCGCTGGCCCTGTTGGGACATGAGGTGGATACGGCGCCCGAGAAGCCTGCGCCTGCCGCTAAGTCACGCCTTGGCAGACGGGGGCCTTCGGCTAGAGTGAAGGGGAAGCGGTCGTAG
- a CDS encoding flagellar biosynthesis protein FlhF — MRMKMFAAESMEAAKAMIFAEMGEDAVILSEREVDGGVEVRAATDRAGAAAKGNEPFFLREARNLGHGRGADNPVFARVRDALLWHGAPQRFAERVANEGAGRRPGEFSTPEEAMAEGLSRMVTCDPIPARLDRDILLVGPPGAGRTSTAAKLTRRASVARTEITPLAADLDGSAGGEQLAAYLERERAQIRVAETPDALFSELRALRNESRRCVIDLPAINPFEGDDLASLGDLVAAIRAEPVLVLSAEGHPDDLAESARAFHRAGVRRAILTKLDVVRRRGGAIAALTSSGIAFSHLAITPFIGGGLVPAAPSRLAALLMEDARGDVIALRGAA, encoded by the coding sequence ATGCGCATGAAGATGTTCGCCGCAGAATCGATGGAAGCTGCCAAGGCGATGATCTTTGCGGAGATGGGCGAGGATGCCGTCATCCTCTCCGAGCGCGAAGTTGATGGCGGCGTCGAAGTGCGCGCCGCAACCGACCGGGCAGGGGCCGCCGCAAAAGGTAACGAACCTTTCTTCCTGCGCGAGGCCCGCAATCTCGGCCATGGCCGCGGCGCCGACAATCCGGTCTTTGCCCGCGTGCGCGACGCGCTGCTCTGGCATGGCGCGCCGCAGCGCTTTGCCGAGCGTGTGGCCAATGAAGGCGCGGGCCGCCGTCCGGGTGAGTTTTCCACACCCGAAGAGGCGATGGCCGAGGGCTTGTCCCGCATGGTGACCTGCGATCCCATACCGGCGCGTCTTGACCGTGACATTCTCCTGGTGGGTCCACCCGGCGCAGGCCGCACCTCCACCGCTGCCAAACTGACCCGCCGCGCCTCTGTCGCGCGCACCGAGATCACCCCGCTGGCCGCCGATCTGGACGGTTCTGCCGGGGGCGAACAGCTCGCCGCCTATCTGGAGCGCGAACGTGCCCAGATCCGCGTGGCCGAAACGCCAGACGCCCTGTTCAGCGAACTGCGCGCCCTACGCAATGAAAGCCGCCGCTGTGTGATCGATCTGCCAGCGATCAACCCGTTCGAGGGCGATGATCTGGCCAGCCTTGGCGATCTCGTCGCTGCGATCCGCGCCGAGCCGGTTCTGGTGCTCTCTGCCGAGGGGCACCCGGACGATCTGGCCGAGTCCGCCCGTGCTTTCCACAGGGCCGGCGTGCGCCGCGCCATCCTCACCAAACTCGATGTTGTGCGCCGCAGGGGCGGGGCCATCGCCGCCCTGACATCCTCCGGCATCGCCTTTTCGCACCTGGCAATCACCCCCTTCATTGGCGGCGGACTCGTTCCGGCTGCCCCTTCACGCCTCGCCGCGCTTCTGATGGAAGACGCCCGCGGTGACGTGATTGCCCTCAGAGGAGCTGCATGA
- a CDS encoding AAA family ATPase codes for MSFALRRSQDRPPVRPPPRVAPASVITVASGKGGVGKTFVSISLASSLAQAGRRVLLVDGDLGLANVDVQLGIAPETDLAAVVAGWVELEDAVTPVDGGAGHGGFDVLPGRSGSGALAELPTEEVARLAAGLSALALQYDHVVIDLGAGIEANCMRLARSGDKALIVITDDPSSMTDAYAFIKVLRGYAPSVEPLICINQADTRAAGQRTYEAIARACQTFLGFRPRLAGTVMRDPKVRDAIRCQKTLMSIDPQAQPVQDVIAVAQVMMGQASAELGN; via the coding sequence ATGAGCTTTGCCCTTCGCAGATCCCAGGACCGTCCCCCCGTTCGCCCGCCCCCGCGGGTCGCGCCGGCCTCCGTCATCACCGTTGCCAGTGGCAAGGGCGGCGTCGGAAAGACGTTTGTTTCAATCTCTCTGGCCTCCTCATTGGCCCAGGCCGGCCGCCGCGTTCTGCTGGTGGACGGCGATCTTGGCCTCGCCAACGTCGACGTTCAGCTCGGTATTGCCCCTGAGACGGATCTGGCCGCTGTTGTGGCCGGCTGGGTCGAGCTTGAAGATGCCGTGACGCCGGTTGATGGCGGCGCGGGTCATGGCGGATTTGATGTGCTGCCGGGCCGTTCGGGCTCTGGCGCTCTGGCTGAACTGCCTACGGAAGAAGTTGCGCGCCTGGCTGCCGGTCTTTCGGCGCTGGCGCTGCAATATGATCATGTCGTCATCGATCTCGGCGCCGGTATCGAGGCCAACTGCATGCGCCTGGCCCGTTCGGGCGACAAGGCGCTGATCGTGATTACGGATGATCCCTCCTCGATGACGGACGCTTACGCCTTCATCAAGGTGCTTCGTGGTTACGCGCCATCGGTAGAACCGCTGATCTGCATAAACCAGGCCGATACCCGCGCTGCGGGCCAGCGCACCTATGAAGCCATCGCCCGCGCCTGCCAGACTTTCCTGGGTTTCCGCCCGCGCCTGGCTGGAACGGTGATGCGCGATCCCAAGGTGCGCGACGCAATCCGTTGTCAGAAAACACTTATGTCCATCGATCCACAGGCCCAGCCTGTTCAGGATGTCATAGCGGTGGCCCAGGTGATGATGGGGCAAGCCTCAGCGGAGCTTGGCAACTGA
- the ctrA gene encoding response regulator transcription factor CtrA, with protein MRVLLIEDDRALARSIELMLKAAGFNVYLTDLGEDGVDIGKVYEFDMILLDLSLPDITGFEVLKQLRMSRVNTPVMILSGNPDIEAKVKTLGYGADDYLTKPFNKDELIARITAIVRRSKGHAESVIRTGDILVNLDAKTVEVDGERVHLTGKEYAMFELLSLRKGTTLTKEMFLNHLYGGLDEPELKIIDVFICKLRKKLQQATGGNHYIETVWGRGYVLRDPRPSQKSSEIEEAA; from the coding sequence ATGCGCGTCCTGCTAATTGAAGATGACCGGGCGCTGGCCCGCTCAATCGAGCTGATGCTCAAAGCCGCTGGCTTCAACGTCTACCTCACCGACCTCGGTGAAGACGGCGTTGATATCGGCAAAGTCTACGAGTTCGACATGATCCTCCTGGATCTGTCGCTGCCGGACATCACCGGTTTTGAGGTGCTCAAACAGCTCCGCATGAGCCGTGTGAACACGCCTGTCATGATCCTCTCGGGCAATCCGGACATCGAAGCGAAGGTGAAAACCCTTGGCTACGGCGCTGACGATTACCTCACCAAGCCGTTCAACAAGGACGAGCTGATCGCCCGGATCACCGCCATTGTGCGCCGCTCCAAAGGCCATGCCGAGAGCGTGATCCGCACCGGCGACATCCTGGTGAACCTGGACGCAAAAACCGTCGAAGTCGACGGCGAGCGTGTCCACCTCACCGGCAAGGAATACGCCATGTTCGAGCTGCTTTCCCTGCGCAAGGGCACGACGCTCACCAAGGAAATGTTCCTCAACCACCTCTATGGTGGCCTCGACGAACCCGAGCTGAAGATCATCGACGTCTTCATCTGTAAGCTGCGCAAAAAACTGCAGCAGGCCACGGGCGGCAATCACTATATCGAAACCGTCTGGGGACGGGGCTATGTGCTGCGCGATCCGCGCCCATCCCAGAAATCCAGCGAGATCGAAGAAGCCGCCTGA
- the rnhA gene encoding ribonuclease HI, translated as MTDKDMIEIWTDGACSGNPGPGGWGALIRWNGHEKELYGGDPATTNNRMEMTAVIEALNALNRPSKITLNVDSTYVKDGLTKWIKGWKRNGWKTADKKPVKNQELWMAMEEACKRHEITWVWVKGHAGDEGNERADGLARKGTDEVRGRK; from the coding sequence ATGACCGACAAAGACATGATTGAAATCTGGACTGATGGCGCGTGTAGCGGAAATCCCGGCCCCGGCGGCTGGGGCGCGCTGATCCGCTGGAATGGCCACGAAAAGGAACTCTATGGCGGCGATCCGGCCACCACCAACAACCGGATGGAAATGACCGCCGTGATCGAGGCGCTGAACGCGCTCAACCGCCCCTCAAAGATCACGCTGAACGTGGATTCCACCTATGTGAAGGACGGCCTGACCAAATGGATCAAGGGCTGGAAGCGCAATGGCTGGAAAACCGCCGACAAGAAGCCTGTGAAAAACCAGGAGCTGTGGATGGCGATGGAAGAAGCCTGCAAACGGCACGAGATCACCTGGGTCTGGGTGAAGGGCCATGCGGGCGATGAGGGTAACGAGCGGGCCGACGGCCTCGCCCGCAAGGGCACGGATGAAGTCCGCGGGCGGAAATAG
- a CDS encoding homoserine kinase, which yields MAVYTQVSDEALAGFLAGYDLGEALAFKGIAEGVENSNYYLETRKGRYILTLFEKRVNAADLPYFIGLKQHLSSKGYPCPEPVMGLDGQALRTLEDRPAVIVTFLDGLSPRRPTAKQCRSLGEGLARMHLALADFKGHRENALGPSSWRRMWDGRGADAEAIQPGLEAEVNACFERINAARAFSANLPRGTIHADLFPDNAFFLGEAFSGAIDFYFACTDALAYDLAVCLNSWAFEEGNATDASRLEYNFSKGSALIAGYQSVRPLEAAEREALPALCLGSAMRFFLTRLSDWSSTPAGALVKPKNPLEYAARLAFHRKIESAEGYGA from the coding sequence ATGGCGGTATATACGCAAGTTTCTGATGAAGCCCTCGCAGGGTTCCTCGCCGGGTATGATCTCGGCGAGGCGCTTGCGTTCAAGGGCATTGCCGAGGGCGTTGAGAACTCGAATTACTATCTCGAGACCCGCAAGGGCAGGTACATTCTCACCCTGTTTGAAAAGCGGGTGAACGCGGCAGACCTCCCGTATTTCATTGGTCTGAAGCAGCATCTCTCGTCAAAGGGCTATCCCTGCCCCGAGCCGGTCATGGGGCTTGACGGACAGGCGCTGCGCACGCTGGAAGACCGCCCGGCCGTCATCGTGACGTTCCTCGATGGCCTCTCGCCGCGCCGCCCTACGGCGAAGCAGTGCCGCTCGCTGGGCGAAGGTCTGGCGCGGATGCATCTGGCGCTGGCGGATTTCAAAGGCCACCGCGAGAACGCCCTCGGGCCATCTTCCTGGCGCCGCATGTGGGACGGGCGCGGGGCAGATGCCGAGGCGATCCAGCCGGGACTGGAAGCCGAAGTGAACGCCTGCTTCGAGCGCATCAATGCGGCGCGAGCTTTTTCGGCGAACCTTCCGCGCGGGACCATCCATGCCGATCTCTTCCCGGACAACGCCTTCTTCCTGGGCGAGGCGTTCTCTGGCGCCATCGACTTCTATTTCGCCTGCACCGACGCGCTGGCTTACGATCTCGCTGTCTGTCTCAATTCCTGGGCCTTCGAAGAAGGCAACGCGACGGATGCTTCGCGGCTGGAATACAATTTCTCCAAAGGCTCCGCACTGATCGCGGGCTACCAATCGGTCCGACCGCTTGAAGCGGCTGAGCGGGAGGCGCTGCCTGCGCTGTGCCTCGGATCGGCGATGCGGTTTTTCCTCACGCGCCTCTCTGATTGGTCGTCCACGCCGGCGGGCGCCCTCGTAAAGCCCAAAAACCCTCTTGAATACGCCGCTCGGCTGGCTTTCCATCGCAAGATCGAAAGCGCCGAAGGCTATGGGGCATGA